From the Euphorbia lathyris chromosome 6, ddEupLath1.1, whole genome shotgun sequence genome, one window contains:
- the LOC136233714 gene encoding heavy metal-associated isoprenylated plant protein 28-like: MHYILYYLITEIRVHMDCVGCETKIKKALQKLDGVDDIDIDISMQKVTVMGWAEQKKVLKAVKKTGRRAELWAYPYNPQYYNYQTTQPNTYYATATTQHGYSNHHHRQQQQEYGYYSNSSGIDVQATSLFSDENPHACSIM; this comes from the exons ATGCATTACATCCTATATTACCTA ATAACAGAGATAAGAGTGCATATGGATTGTGTTGGCTGTGAGACTAAAATTAAGAAAGCTCTTCAAAAACTAGATG GAGTGGATGATATAGACATAGACATATCAATGCAGAAAGTGACAGTAATGGGATGGGCAGAGCAGAAGAAGGTTCTGAAAGCAGTGAAGAAGACAGGAAGAAGAGCAGAGCTATGGGCATATCCATACAATCCACAATACTATAATTATCAAACAACTCAACCAAACACTTATTATGCAACTGCAACTACTCAACATGGATATAGTAACCACCACCACCGGCAGCAGCAGCAGGAGTATGGTTATTATTCAAATTCAAGTGGTATTGATGTACAAGCTACTTccttatttagtgatgaaaatCCTCATGCTTGCTCCATTATGTAA